The following proteins are co-located in the Triticum aestivum cultivar Chinese Spring chromosome 1A, IWGSC CS RefSeq v2.1, whole genome shotgun sequence genome:
- the LOC123069441 gene encoding uncharacterized protein: MAHMRVVHRDEEGHKVAEKLPVPETRRPDTARHVERKLEEQGLHRLERHPANAPRGVGIGAPPPKSGRGGKYTWEGPEGLVDSELDPAPAAIDRNDPNYDEEEGGEQDEVAKEVVVGEVEVAKVAQARAGVARVEVAPPLLQDHDHQQ; encoded by the coding sequence ATGGCGCACATGCGCGTGGTGCACCGGGACGAGGAGGGCCACAAGGTGGCGGAGAAGCTGCCGGTGCCGGAGACGAGGCGCCCGGACACGGCCAGGCACGTGGAGCGCAAGCTGGAGGAGCAGGGGCTGCACCGGCTGGAGCGCCACCCGGCCAACGCGCCCCGGGGCGTCGGCATCGGCGCGCCCCCGCCCAAGTCCGGCCGCGGCGGCAAGTACACCTGGGAGGGCCCCGAGGGGCTGGTCGACAGCGAGCTcgaccccgcgcccgccgccaTCGACCGCAACGACCCCAACTACGACGAGGAGGAAGGCGGGGAGCAGGACGaggtggccaaggaggtggtcgTCGGGGAGGTGGAGGTCGCCAAGGTGGCCCAGGCCCGGGCCGGCGTCGCCAGGGTCGAGGTCGCGCCGCCGCTCCTCCAGGACCACGACCACCAGCAGTAG
- the LOC123069449 gene encoding transcription elongation factor 1 homolog → MGKRKAAAKPPPRKRMDKLDTVFSCPFCNHGSSVECRIDLKNLIGEANCQICQESFSTTANALTEAIDVYSEWIDECERVNTVEDDDGA, encoded by the exons ATGGGGAAGAGGAAGGCGGCCGCTAAGCCACCCCCTAGGAAGCGGATGGACAAGCTCGATACCGTCTTTTCCTGCCCATTCTGCAACCATGGGAGCAGCGTTGAATGCCGGAT CGATCTGAAGAATCTGATTGGTGAGGCCAATTGTCAAATCTGCCAGGAAAGCTTCAGCACCACTGCAAATG CGCTCACTGAAGCTATTGATGT ATACAGCGAATGGATCGATGAGTGCGAGCGTGTCAACACTGTTGAAGATGACGATGGTGCATGA